In Niallia sp. FSL W8-0635, one genomic interval encodes:
- the argF gene encoding ornithine carbamoyltransferase, which yields MMIASELNLQGRDLLTLADYSKETILELLNKAKAIKETHLKGEVIAPLKGKTLGMIFEKSSTRTRVSFEAGMHQLGGHALYLNSRDLQIGRGETISDTAKVLSQYVDAIMIRTFSHTIVEELAEHATIPVINGLTDLYHPCQALADLLTILEVKGTLKGQKLAYIGDGNNVAHSLLIACSKVGMNISIATPPNYEVDAKVAELAYSFAKTSGSKVELTNNPVEAVKEADAIYSDVWTSMGQEEENEQRLKDFQGFQVNAELVKHAKEDYIFLHCLPAHREEEVTTEIIDGNHSYVFQQAGNRLHAQKALLVEILK from the coding sequence ATGATGATTGCATCAGAGCTGAATTTACAGGGAAGAGACTTATTAACATTAGCTGATTATTCAAAAGAAACAATTCTTGAATTACTAAATAAGGCAAAAGCAATAAAGGAAACACACTTAAAGGGAGAGGTGATTGCTCCTTTAAAAGGGAAAACTTTGGGGATGATTTTTGAGAAATCTTCAACAAGAACGAGAGTATCCTTTGAAGCAGGAATGCATCAGTTGGGAGGTCATGCCCTTTATCTAAATAGCCGTGATCTTCAAATTGGAAGAGGAGAGACAATTTCTGATACGGCAAAAGTGCTGTCCCAATATGTGGATGCGATTATGATTCGTACGTTTTCTCATACAATTGTAGAAGAATTAGCCGAACATGCAACAATTCCAGTCATTAACGGATTAACGGATCTTTACCATCCATGTCAAGCATTAGCGGATTTACTTACTATCTTAGAAGTAAAAGGCACATTAAAAGGTCAAAAGCTCGCTTATATAGGAGATGGAAATAATGTTGCGCATTCCTTGCTAATAGCATGCTCAAAAGTAGGAATGAATATTTCCATAGCTACACCACCAAATTATGAAGTCGATGCAAAAGTGGCAGAATTAGCTTACTCTTTTGCAAAAACAAGTGGCAGTAAGGTAGAACTGACAAATAATCCTGTGGAAGCTGTTAAAGAAGCAGATGCCATCTATTCAGATGTATGGACCAGCATGGGACAGGAAGAAGAAAACGAACAGCGACTAAAAGATTTCCAAGGATTTCAAGTAAATGCAGAGCTAGTTAAGCATGCTAAAGAAGATTATATCTTCCTACACTGCTTACCAGCCCATCGAGAAGAAGAAGTAACAACGGAAATTATAGATGGCAATCATTCATACGTCTTCCAACAAGCAGGAAACAGATTACATGCGCAAAAAGCACTATTAGTGGAAATTTTAAAATGA
- a CDS encoding YjzC family protein: MGQNRQFRPGQKAPNNGVYIEIGETGSNVNNPQKLKMKAGDRFPETSNHNRLWSFQRRP; the protein is encoded by the coding sequence TTGGGTCAAAATAGACAGTTTCGTCCAGGACAAAAGGCACCAAACAATGGAGTTTATATAGAAATTGGTGAAACCGGAAGTAACGTAAATAACCCTCAAAAGTTAAAAATGAAGGCAGGAGATCGCTTTCCAGAAACATCCAACCATAATCGATTATGGTCTTTTCAAAGAAGACCATAA
- the argJ gene encoding bifunctional ornithine acetyltransferase/N-acetylglutamate synthase: MQVINNIHEHSSHIEVVKDGSIVTPIGFKAAGVHAGLRYNKKDIGAIVSEVPANCAAVYTTSYFQAAPLKVTQASIAKEKLLQAVVVNSACANACTGEQGMKDAYQMRKMMADYLQIKEDYVAVSSTGVIGEYLQMDKIEKGINNLIFDATPKNAEAFQEAILTTDTVMKKCCYSVCIDGITVTMGGTAKGSGMIHPNMATMLGFITTDVNISSEVLQSALSKVIPTTFNQITVDGDTSTNDTVLVMANGMAENAALTEAHPDYPIFLELLSTTCESLAKQIAKDGEGATKLIEVKVSGSNNDEEARVIAKQIVGSNLVKTAIYGSDANWGRIITAIGQTNTAVNPESVDIAIGNIIMLKKSEPQSFSEQEAIDYLGQDFIQIFVDLHNGDGEGKAWGCDLSYDYVKINASYRT; encoded by the coding sequence GTGCAGGTTATTAACAATATTCATGAACATTCATCACATATAGAAGTAGTAAAGGATGGGAGCATCGTTACCCCGATTGGCTTTAAAGCAGCGGGAGTACACGCCGGACTTAGATATAACAAAAAAGATATTGGCGCAATTGTAAGTGAAGTTCCAGCAAACTGTGCCGCTGTATATACAACAAGTTACTTTCAGGCTGCACCTTTAAAAGTAACGCAAGCATCTATTGCAAAGGAAAAGCTTCTACAAGCAGTAGTTGTTAATAGTGCATGTGCAAATGCATGTACAGGAGAGCAAGGTATGAAGGATGCCTATCAAATGAGAAAAATGATGGCAGACTATCTCCAAATCAAAGAAGATTATGTTGCTGTTTCTTCAACTGGTGTAATTGGTGAATATCTACAAATGGATAAAATTGAAAAAGGTATTAATAATTTAATCTTTGATGCAACGCCGAAAAATGCGGAAGCCTTTCAAGAGGCAATTCTGACTACTGATACAGTAATGAAGAAATGCTGCTACTCCGTTTGTATCGATGGCATTACAGTCACAATGGGAGGAACGGCAAAAGGATCTGGAATGATTCATCCTAATATGGCAACAATGCTTGGATTTATTACGACAGATGTAAATATTTCGTCTGAAGTTCTGCAAAGCGCTTTAAGTAAAGTAATTCCAACAACTTTTAATCAAATTACAGTGGATGGGGATACCTCAACAAACGATACGGTATTAGTTATGGCAAATGGGATGGCGGAAAATGCAGCACTTACAGAGGCGCATCCTGATTATCCAATCTTTTTGGAGCTTCTTTCTACTACATGTGAAAGTCTTGCAAAGCAGATTGCTAAAGATGGAGAAGGGGCAACGAAGCTAATAGAGGTAAAGGTTTCAGGAAGTAATAATGATGAGGAAGCACGCGTTATTGCCAAACAAATTGTTGGATCCAATTTAGTGAAAACAGCTATTTATGGATCAGATGCAAACTGGGGGAGAATTATCACTGCTATCGGTCAAACCAATACTGCAGTTAATCCTGAAAGTGTAGATATTGCCATTGGGAATATTATCATGCTTAAGAAAAGTGAACCGCAGTCTTTTTCAGAGCAAGAGGCAATCGATTACTTAGGGCAGGATTTTATTCAGATATTTGTAGATTTGCATAATGGAGATGGCGAAGGAAAAGCTTGGGGCTGCGATTTATCTTATGATTATGTCAAGATAAATGCGAGCTACAGAACCTGA
- a CDS encoding carbamoyl phosphate synthase small subunit: MEGYLHLSNGAKYKGDFVTNGNVQDIKGEIVFFTGMTGYQEVLTDPSYKDQIIVFTYPLIGNYGINKEDFESKRPHVAGVIVYESNSEAYHYQAEYSLQDYLNKWDIPMLEHVDTRSIVKNIRQTGSMPAVMTAEKEITINTFTLKEDVKVAKVSEIGFKTFGQGEYHIVLVDFGKKESMLTALLERDCKVTVVPYNTEFTSIKALQPDGILLSNGPGDPKELMGILPTIKALIKHYPTLGICLGHQLSALALGAETTKLSFGHRGANHPVMDRKKEKVIMSSQNHSYVVKEESLAATGCEARFYNLHDGSVEGLSHSIYPLQTVQFHPEANPGPSEGCYIFDEFIENVKANNGRVFAYA; the protein is encoded by the coding sequence ATGGAAGGTTATCTTCACTTAAGCAACGGTGCGAAATATAAAGGTGATTTTGTTACAAATGGCAATGTTCAAGATATAAAAGGAGAAATTGTATTCTTTACTGGAATGACGGGGTATCAGGAAGTGCTAACTGACCCCTCCTATAAAGACCAGATTATCGTTTTTACGTACCCATTGATCGGAAACTATGGCATCAATAAAGAAGACTTTGAGAGTAAACGACCACATGTAGCTGGTGTTATTGTTTATGAATCAAATAGTGAAGCTTATCATTATCAAGCTGAATATTCTTTACAGGATTACTTGAACAAATGGGATATTCCGATGCTAGAGCATGTGGATACTAGATCCATTGTAAAAAATATTAGACAAACGGGTTCCATGCCGGCAGTGATGACCGCGGAAAAAGAGATTACTATTAATACCTTTACTTTAAAGGAAGATGTAAAAGTAGCAAAGGTTTCGGAAATTGGTTTTAAAACGTTTGGACAGGGAGAGTATCATATTGTTCTTGTTGATTTCGGAAAAAAGGAAAGTATGTTAACCGCATTATTAGAACGTGACTGTAAAGTGACGGTTGTACCGTATAATACAGAATTTACTAGTATTAAAGCCTTGCAGCCTGATGGCATCCTTCTCTCAAATGGACCTGGGGATCCAAAGGAATTAATGGGGATTTTGCCAACTATTAAAGCGTTGATTAAGCATTATCCAACACTTGGTATTTGCTTAGGTCATCAGCTTTCTGCATTAGCGCTTGGTGCAGAAACTACGAAACTATCATTTGGACATCGAGGAGCAAATCATCCTGTAATGGATCGGAAGAAGGAGAAGGTGATTATGTCCTCACAAAATCATAGTTATGTAGTGAAAGAGGAAAGTCTAGCAGCTACTGGCTGTGAAGCGAGATTTTACAATCTTCATGATGGATCGGTTGAGGGATTGTCTCATAGTATTTATCCACTACAGACCGTACAGTTCCATCCAGAGGCAAATCCAGGTCCTTCTGAAGGGTGTTATATATTCGATGAATTTATAGAAAATGTTAAAGCAAATAATGGGAGAGTTTTTGCATATGCCTAA
- the argB gene encoding acetylglutamate kinase — MKTIVIKCGGSVIDQLTTEFFISLKKLKDNGYTLVFVHGGGPDINEMLDYFQVKATFHNGLRKTTKETLEIVEMVLSGKTNRKLVQLLRDNGLNGIGLNGTDDNCINASIIDEETLGLVGAVSKVNKRLISSLLEENLIPVITPIGITEDGRKLNINADYVASAVAKYLHADQCLFVTDVPGILIDGRLQSVMANEEINYFIENGQITGGMIPKVTSALAALESGLNSVMIVSGKKQFFDGEKLLGTKIVVKEGIVE; from the coding sequence ATGAAAACCATTGTTATCAAATGTGGTGGAAGTGTAATAGACCAACTAACAACAGAATTTTTTATTAGTTTAAAAAAGCTAAAGGATAATGGCTACACACTAGTCTTTGTACATGGTGGCGGTCCGGACATTAATGAAATGCTTGATTATTTTCAGGTGAAAGCAACATTTCATAATGGGCTTCGTAAAACAACAAAAGAGACACTAGAAATTGTGGAAATGGTGCTTTCGGGAAAAACAAACCGTAAATTAGTGCAGTTGTTAAGGGACAACGGTTTAAATGGTATAGGTCTGAATGGGACAGATGATAATTGTATCAATGCTTCTATAATTGATGAAGAAACGCTTGGTTTAGTAGGAGCTGTTTCGAAAGTGAATAAAAGGCTGATTTCTTCCTTATTAGAAGAAAATTTGATTCCAGTTATAACCCCTATTGGGATTACAGAAGATGGCAGGAAACTAAATATCAATGCAGATTATGTTGCATCAGCAGTTGCTAAGTATTTACATGCAGACCAATGTCTCTTTGTAACAGATGTACCAGGAATTTTAATAGATGGAAGGCTTCAATCCGTTATGGCGAATGAGGAAATTAATTATTTTATCGAAAATGGTCAGATTACAGGTGGAATGATTCCCAAGGTAACATCAGCCTTAGCGGCACTAGAAAGTGGTTTAAATAGCGTAATGATCGTATCTGGAAAAAAACAATTTTTTGATGGGGAAAAATTACTAGGAACAAAAATCGTTGTGAAAGAAGGGATTGTAGAATGA
- a CDS encoding acetylornithine transaminase — MSHLFPTYSKWEIEPESAKGSYLYSKDGGVYLDFTSGIGVCNLGHCHPEVKQSVEKQLNKFWHVSNLFPIELQEKAAEMLTNASGLDFVFFANSGAEANEAAIKLARKATGKSKILTFQQSFHGRTFATMSATGQDKIKQGFGPMLDKFEYVPFNNLAALEQQLTEDVAAVMLEVVQGEGGIFVASKEFLQGVESLCKEKDALLIIDEIQTGIGRTGKAFAFQHFGIKPDIISVAKGMANGIPTGAIVADGKLKEYFGPGSHGTTFGGNPLAMAAATKTMEIIFQESFLEEVQKKSEWFINLLNEKLAGNQLVKDIRGIGLMIGIELEMPVNSILGELRKEGLIVLNAGEKVIRLLPSLNTPKEDFEKAFTILEKSLNIHAKITI, encoded by the coding sequence ATGAGCCATTTATTTCCAACCTATTCAAAATGGGAAATTGAGCCGGAATCAGCTAAAGGAAGCTACTTATATAGTAAAGATGGTGGCGTTTATTTAGATTTTACTTCAGGTATTGGTGTTTGTAATTTAGGTCATTGTCATCCGGAAGTAAAACAGTCTGTAGAAAAACAATTAAATAAGTTTTGGCATGTTTCAAATCTTTTCCCAATAGAATTACAGGAAAAAGCTGCTGAAATGTTAACAAATGCTTCTGGATTGGATTTTGTTTTCTTTGCAAATAGTGGAGCAGAAGCTAATGAGGCAGCAATCAAGCTGGCTAGAAAGGCAACGGGAAAATCAAAAATACTCACTTTCCAGCAATCTTTTCATGGCAGAACATTTGCAACAATGTCAGCGACAGGACAGGATAAAATCAAACAAGGCTTTGGACCAATGTTAGATAAATTTGAATATGTTCCATTTAATAATTTAGCTGCATTAGAACAACAGTTAACAGAAGATGTGGCGGCAGTGATGCTTGAGGTTGTTCAGGGAGAAGGCGGCATTTTTGTAGCTTCTAAAGAGTTTTTACAAGGGGTAGAATCACTTTGTAAAGAAAAGGATGCTTTGCTAATAATTGATGAAATTCAAACGGGAATAGGCAGAACTGGTAAAGCCTTTGCTTTTCAACATTTTGGAATTAAGCCAGATATTATCAGTGTTGCAAAAGGGATGGCAAATGGTATACCAACGGGTGCTATTGTGGCAGATGGAAAACTAAAGGAATATTTTGGACCAGGTAGCCATGGAACAACATTTGGGGGAAATCCATTGGCGATGGCAGCAGCGACAAAAACAATGGAAATCATTTTTCAGGAATCCTTCTTAGAAGAAGTACAAAAGAAAAGTGAATGGTTTATTAATCTTCTAAATGAGAAACTAGCAGGAAATCAACTGGTAAAGGATATCAGAGGAATAGGATTAATGATTGGAATTGAATTAGAGATGCCAGTGAATTCAATTTTAGGAGAATTAAGAAAAGAAGGATTGATTGTTTTAAATGCAGGGGAAAAGGTTATACGATTATTACCAAGTCTTAATACTCCAAAAGAAGATTTTGAAAAAGCATTTACTATTTTAGAGAAAAGTTTAAATATTCATGCAAAAATTACAATCTAA
- a CDS encoding carbamoyl phosphate synthase large subunit, whose product MPKDTTIKTILVIGSGPIVIGQAAEFDYAGTQACMALKEEGYKVILVNNNPATIMTDETFADSIYFEPLTVDVLEMIIQKEKPDGILATLGGQTGLNLAFQLSEQDILEKYQVKLLGSSIESIKKGEDREAFRELMYQLNEPVPESKIVHKVEEAVDFANEIGFPIIVRPAYTLGGTGGGIAGNMEEFTKLVAGGLKESAIGQCLVERSIAGFKEVEYEVMRDSMNTCITICNMENIDPVGIHTGDSIVIAPSQTLTDVEYQMLRSASIKIISALGIIGGCNIQFALDPNSKKYYLIEVNPRVSRSSALASKATGYPIARMAAKLAVGYTLNELINPVTGDTFASFEPALDYVVVKIPKWPFDKFPTVSRRLGTQMKATGEVMGIDRNIERALLKAIRSLEIKGNDLTLPGLNDMSVEALYTKMLEQTDERFFVILELIRKSESVTKIHDLTKIDLFFLHIFKRLIDMEKEIMDSSLQTVTKPELLKWKEKGFSDAFLASAWNCLEKEIRAKRKQLEVLPIYKMVDTCAAEFEAKTNYYYSSYYGENEQKKSEQRKVLVIGSGPIRIGQGIEFDYCSVHGVFALKEEGIETIIINNNPETVSTDFATADRLYFEPLVVEDIMNVIESEGIKDVIVQLGGQTAINVAKELEAYGVHILGTNSSTIDVLEDRDLFYKLLEEEDIPHIQGDIAENEQQIMESVKKIGFPVLIRPSYVIGGKGMERINDEESLRFYLQTDVPYPVLVDQFMEASEAELDLAADGINICIPTIMEHIEKTGVHSGDSLSLLPARNLSLSVKEKMIAYAQKIVRHTGYKGLMNIQYIINNEEVYVLEVNPRASRTVPIVSKVTGVPLVQIATKILLGKYTFTEEEKAFTDDIEFTCIKYPVYSNYALKGLDSKLGPEMRSTGEGIALAATVEEALKKVFHPTLKKVPKQEMKIVVKTTEHVQEICKQAEEVQLLVEIADNNTVESLLADKGTIAFYNPTNLKEDKHSRELATRNRIITFTQKESLEAFISSFKEKELTVHSIQEWHEDIRKGVSTV is encoded by the coding sequence ATGCCTAAAGACACGACGATAAAAACCATACTTGTAATAGGATCAGGACCAATTGTAATTGGTCAGGCAGCAGAATTTGATTATGCTGGTACGCAAGCATGCATGGCTTTAAAGGAAGAAGGATATAAAGTCATTCTTGTTAATAATAATCCAGCTACGATTATGACAGATGAAACATTTGCTGATTCAATTTATTTTGAACCTTTAACTGTAGACGTACTAGAAATGATTATTCAAAAAGAAAAGCCTGATGGAATCCTTGCTACTTTAGGTGGCCAAACTGGATTAAATCTAGCATTTCAACTTAGTGAGCAAGATATTTTAGAAAAGTATCAAGTTAAATTGTTGGGAAGCTCTATCGAATCCATTAAAAAAGGAGAAGATAGAGAAGCCTTTAGAGAATTAATGTATCAATTAAATGAGCCAGTGCCAGAAAGTAAAATTGTGCATAAAGTCGAAGAAGCTGTAGACTTTGCAAACGAAATTGGCTTTCCCATTATTGTACGCCCAGCATATACGTTAGGCGGAACTGGTGGTGGTATTGCTGGGAATATGGAAGAATTCACGAAACTCGTAGCTGGGGGCTTGAAAGAAAGTGCAATAGGTCAATGCTTAGTGGAAAGAAGTATTGCTGGCTTTAAGGAAGTAGAATATGAGGTAATGCGGGATAGCATGAATACATGTATTACCATTTGCAATATGGAAAACATTGATCCAGTTGGAATACACACTGGGGACAGCATTGTTATTGCTCCATCGCAAACTTTGACAGATGTAGAATATCAAATGCTCCGTTCTGCTTCTATTAAAATCATTTCTGCTTTAGGAATAATTGGCGGATGCAATATCCAATTTGCATTAGATCCAAACAGTAAGAAATATTATTTAATTGAAGTAAATCCAAGAGTAAGCAGATCATCTGCCCTTGCTTCTAAAGCAACCGGCTATCCGATTGCGAGAATGGCTGCAAAATTGGCAGTTGGTTACACGCTAAATGAACTGATAAACCCAGTTACTGGGGATACATTTGCAAGTTTTGAGCCTGCATTAGATTATGTAGTGGTAAAGATTCCGAAATGGCCATTTGATAAGTTTCCAACTGTTTCAAGAAGACTTGGCACACAAATGAAGGCAACTGGAGAAGTAATGGGGATTGATCGGAATATTGAGCGGGCGTTATTGAAGGCAATTCGTTCCCTTGAAATAAAAGGAAATGATCTAACGCTTCCTGGCTTAAACGATATGTCAGTGGAAGCTTTATATACAAAAATGCTTGAACAAACCGACGAAAGATTTTTTGTAATTCTAGAACTCATTAGAAAATCAGAGTCCGTTACTAAAATCCATGATTTAACAAAAATTGATTTATTCTTCCTTCATATTTTTAAAAGACTAATAGATATGGAAAAAGAAATTATGGATTCTTCGCTCCAAACAGTAACAAAACCAGAGTTACTGAAGTGGAAAGAAAAAGGATTTAGTGATGCCTTTTTAGCAAGTGCTTGGAATTGCTTAGAAAAAGAGATTCGAGCAAAGCGAAAGCAATTAGAAGTACTTCCTATTTATAAAATGGTGGATACATGTGCTGCTGAGTTTGAAGCAAAAACAAATTATTATTATTCTAGCTACTATGGAGAAAATGAACAAAAGAAAAGCGAGCAACGAAAGGTACTTGTTATCGGTAGTGGCCCAATAAGAATTGGCCAGGGAATAGAATTTGATTATTGTTCCGTTCATGGAGTATTTGCTTTAAAAGAAGAAGGAATCGAAACCATAATTATTAATAATAATCCTGAGACCGTTAGTACTGATTTTGCCACTGCAGATCGCCTGTATTTTGAGCCATTAGTAGTGGAAGATATTATGAATGTGATTGAATCAGAAGGCATTAAGGATGTCATTGTCCAATTAGGTGGTCAAACAGCCATTAATGTTGCAAAAGAATTAGAAGCATATGGCGTTCATATTCTTGGAACAAACAGTAGCACCATTGATGTTTTAGAAGATAGAGATTTATTTTATAAGCTATTAGAGGAAGAAGATATCCCCCATATTCAGGGAGATATAGCGGAAAATGAACAGCAGATAATGGAATCAGTAAAGAAAATAGGCTTTCCAGTATTAATTCGACCATCCTATGTAATCGGCGGTAAAGGAATGGAACGTATAAATGATGAAGAGTCCTTACGATTCTATTTACAAACAGATGTACCTTACCCTGTTCTTGTTGATCAATTTATGGAGGCCTCTGAAGCAGAATTAGATTTAGCTGCTGATGGCATCAATATTTGTATTCCAACTATTATGGAGCATATTGAGAAAACAGGTGTACATTCAGGGGATAGCCTATCTTTATTGCCGGCTAGGAATTTATCATTAAGCGTAAAAGAAAAAATGATTGCTTACGCTCAGAAAATAGTAAGACATACGGGGTATAAAGGATTAATGAATATCCAATATATTATTAATAATGAAGAGGTTTATGTACTAGAAGTTAACCCTCGTGCTAGTAGAACAGTTCCGATTGTAAGTAAAGTGACAGGGGTACCTTTAGTACAAATTGCGACAAAAATATTGCTTGGGAAATATACGTTTACAGAAGAAGAAAAGGCATTTACAGATGATATTGAATTTACTTGTATTAAATATCCTGTTTATTCTAATTATGCCTTAAAGGGCTTAGATTCTAAATTAGGGCCAGAAATGCGTTCAACAGGTGAGGGAATTGCCCTCGCTGCCACTGTGGAAGAAGCATTGAAAAAAGTATTTCATCCGACTTTAAAGAAAGTCCCGAAACAGGAGATGAAAATTGTCGTAAAAACGACGGAGCATGTACAAGAAATTTGTAAGCAAGCTGAAGAGGTCCAACTTTTAGTTGAAATTGCAGATAATAATACCGTGGAATCGTTATTAGCAGATAAAGGTACTATTGCCTTTTACAATCCAACCAATTTAAAAGAAGATAAACATTCTCGTGAATTAGCGACAAGAAATCGGATTATCACTTTTACACAAAAAGAAAGCCTAGAGGCATTTATTTCTTCCTTCAAAGAAAAAGAATTAACGGTTCATTCTATACAGGAATGGCATGAAGATATAAGAAAAGGAGTGAGTACTGTATGA